A single Actinomadura algeriensis DNA region contains:
- a CDS encoding histidine phosphatase family protein: protein MSTVLYLVRHGQTEWHADNRYAGVSDIALSDTGRHQAERLGHWAARTGVAAVRASPLSRARATAAPAAAALGLPILIDGGLTELNFGSAEGRTLAELPPADRKAFLADPVHGAFPGAEDPREAVERGVAALRRAESRHRDERVLVVAHNTLLRLTLCGLLGIDPTRYRAVFPQVRNCAVTELRMTAQGAALIGYNVPIS, encoded by the coding sequence ATGAGCACCGTCCTTTACCTGGTCCGGCACGGCCAGACCGAATGGCACGCGGACAACCGCTACGCGGGCGTGAGCGACATCGCGCTCAGCGATACCGGCCGCCACCAGGCCGAACGCCTCGGGCACTGGGCCGCGCGGACGGGCGTGGCCGCGGTCCGGGCGTCGCCGCTGAGCCGGGCCCGCGCGACGGCCGCGCCCGCCGCGGCCGCGCTGGGCCTTCCGATCCTGATCGACGGCGGCCTGACCGAACTGAACTTCGGCTCGGCCGAAGGCCGCACCCTCGCCGAACTGCCGCCGGCGGACCGCAAGGCGTTCCTCGCCGACCCCGTGCACGGCGCGTTCCCCGGAGCCGAGGATCCCCGCGAAGCCGTCGAGCGGGGAGTGGCGGCGCTACGGCGTGCCGAGTCCCGGCACAGGGACGAGAGAGTGCTGGTGGTCGCGCACAACACGCTGCTGCGGCTGACGTTGTGCGGGCTCCTGGGGATCGATCCCACCAGGTACCGGGCCGTGTTCCCGCAGGTCCGCAACTGCGCCGTCACCG